The following proteins come from a genomic window of Ursus arctos isolate Adak ecotype North America unplaced genomic scaffold, UrsArc2.0 scaffold_12, whole genome shotgun sequence:
- the LOC113247765 gene encoding LOW QUALITY PROTEIN: small nuclear ribonucleoprotein E-like (The sequence of the model RefSeq protein was modified relative to this genomic sequence to represent the inferred CDS: deleted 1 base in 1 codon), which produces MTYRGQDQKVQKVMVHPIILIFRSLQNRFQIQVWLHNQANMRIEGCINSFDEYVNLVLDDAKEIHYNTKSRKQLGQIMLEGDNITLLQSVSKLELIDEVRNSSEGHVVCFYRGPWLGA; this is translated from the exons ATGACGTACCGTGGCCAGGACCAAAAAGTGCAGAAGGTGATGGTGCATCCCATCATCCTCATCTTCAGATCTTTGCAAAATAGATTTCAGATTCAGGTGTGGCTTCATAACCAAGCGAACATGAGGATAGAGGGTTGTATCAATAGTTTTGATGAGTACGTGAACCTCGTT TTAGATGATGCCAAAGAGATTCACTATAACACAAAGTCAAGAAAACAACTGGGACAGATCATGTTAGAAGGAGATAATATTACCCTGCTCCAAAGTGTCTCTAAACTAGAACTGATCGATGAAGTGAGAAATTCTTCAGAAGGCCATGTAGTTTGTTTTTATAGAGGTCCTTGGTTGGGAGCGTAG